The following coding sequences lie in one Acidobacteriota bacterium genomic window:
- a CDS encoding GNAT family N-acetyltransferase: protein MASIDAYRPDDARAIVAMYRRVFGSDAAEVNRLRWEWQYLRNPNNPAAGPLIWVAREGPTIVGQYATMPVRLHVAGTEIDASWGMDVMIAPERQRQGLGDVLFRWWDQHGDASLGLGLSDSSYRLFQKLRWPSVGPVPCLVKPLTRRALRRPNWPMPLNRLVSALTLPFIQIIARSKPLRAEIVPIRRFGEEFTLLWKRLAPKFDFAVKRDTAYLNWKFIEPPHVRYSAVALRRGDDLHGYAIYRHTREPRGRITLLVDFLVDPDDDLGVKTILRWIDNEARAADSDKIRVFAMHEGFRRIMKRSGYFQVKSTMEFTAKINAVELPPDFYTNTGKWHVTLGDSDQDR from the coding sequence ATGGCATCCATCGACGCCTATCGTCCAGACGACGCCCGCGCGATCGTGGCTATGTACCGCCGGGTGTTCGGAAGCGATGCCGCCGAAGTCAACCGCCTGCGGTGGGAGTGGCAGTACCTGCGCAATCCGAACAATCCGGCCGCCGGGCCGCTTATCTGGGTCGCTCGCGAAGGCCCCACCATCGTCGGCCAGTACGCCACGATGCCGGTCCGCCTTCACGTGGCGGGCACCGAGATTGACGCGTCCTGGGGCATGGACGTGATGATCGCGCCGGAGCGGCAGCGGCAGGGCCTGGGCGACGTGCTGTTCCGCTGGTGGGACCAGCACGGAGACGCGTCGCTTGGTCTCGGGCTGTCCGACTCGTCGTACCGGCTGTTCCAGAAACTCCGCTGGCCCAGCGTTGGACCCGTCCCGTGCCTGGTCAAGCCGCTAACCCGCCGCGCGCTGCGCCGGCCGAACTGGCCGATGCCGCTCAATCGGCTCGTCTCGGCGCTGACGCTGCCGTTTATCCAGATCATCGCCCGCTCCAAGCCGCTACGCGCGGAGATCGTGCCCATTCGCCGGTTTGGCGAAGAATTCACGTTGCTCTGGAAGCGCCTCGCCCCGAAGTTCGACTTCGCCGTCAAACGCGATACCGCCTATCTCAACTGGAAGTTCATCGAGCCGCCGCACGTCCGCTATTCGGCCGTGGCGCTCCGGCGCGGGGACGACCTGCACGGCTACGCGATCTACCGCCACACGCGGGAACCCCGCGGCCGTATCACGTTGCTCGTCGATTTTCTAGTGGATCCAGACGACGATCTGGGCGTCAAGACCATCCTGCGATGGATTGACAACGAGGCGCGTGCAGCCGACTCGGACAAGATCCGCGTCTTCGCGATGCATGAGGGATTCCGGCGCATCATGAAGCGGTCCGGCTACTTCCAGGTGAAGTCCACGATGGAATTCACCGCCAAGATCAATGCGGTCGAGCTGCCGCCGGACTTCTACACGAACACCGGAAAGTGGCACGTCACCCTTGGCGACTCGGACCAGGACCGGTAG
- a CDS encoding polysaccharide deacetylase family protein: protein MFYLLVGIDTEGDNQWSVEARLNQTFDNIYALPKLHALFQRHRVRPTYLVTYPVVQDARSADVLRRLREGRDIEIGAHHHAWETPPCTEADVRRHPYALQLPASQFAEQVASLSQAIIDAIGERPLSYRSGRFGFSASHVSDLERAGYRIESSVAPLFYEGHKGGPDFVGAPPTPYFLAYDNPTVPGTSNLLEVPVSAALSRRVPAALERLYGRAPSPYMTKRVLSKLGIARVLWLRPSYSSLDDMCALARRLKHDRVPVLNLIFHSSEAIVGGSPYNRTEQELADFFDRLGKFLAYAVHDLGAIPVTFSEFRALYCGSQKAPDPPTAVVSV, encoded by the coding sequence ATGTTCTATCTGCTCGTGGGCATCGACACCGAGGGCGACAACCAGTGGTCCGTTGAGGCACGACTCAACCAGACATTCGACAACATCTACGCGCTGCCCAAGCTTCACGCGCTGTTCCAGCGCCACCGTGTTCGCCCGACGTATCTGGTGACCTACCCGGTTGTTCAAGACGCCCGGTCGGCGGACGTGTTGCGCAGGCTGCGCGAGGGCCGCGACATCGAGATTGGGGCCCACCATCACGCGTGGGAAACGCCGCCGTGCACGGAGGCCGACGTCCGGCGGCATCCGTACGCACTTCAGTTGCCCGCCTCTCAGTTCGCGGAACAAGTGGCCTCGTTGAGTCAGGCGATCATCGACGCCATCGGCGAACGCCCGCTCTCGTACCGCTCGGGACGGTTCGGGTTCTCGGCCTCGCACGTCTCCGATCTCGAGCGTGCCGGCTACCGGATTGAATCAAGCGTCGCGCCGTTGTTCTACGAAGGCCACAAGGGCGGTCCGGACTTCGTCGGCGCGCCACCGACGCCGTATTTTCTCGCGTACGACAACCCTACGGTTCCAGGGACCAGCAACCTTCTCGAAGTTCCCGTGTCGGCCGCACTCAGCCGGCGGGTCCCGGCCGCACTCGAGCGCCTGTATGGGCGAGCGCCCAGCCCGTACATGACCAAGCGCGTGCTCAGCAAGCTCGGCATCGCGCGGGTGTTATGGCTGCGGCCCTCGTACTCGTCGCTCGATGACATGTGCGCGCTGGCCCGCCGCTTGAAGCACGACAGGGTTCCGGTCCTCAACCTGATCTTTCACTCGAGCGAGGCTATCGTCGGCGGCAGTCCGTATAACAGGACCGAACAGGAATTGGCGGACTTCTTCGATCGCCTGGGAAAGTTCCTGGCGTACGCTGTCCATGATCTGGGCGCCATTCCGGTGACCTTCAGCGAATTCCGCGCCCTGTACTGCGGAAGCCAGAAAGCGCCGGACCCGCCGACGGCGGTGGTGTCGGTCTGA
- a CDS encoding glycosyltransferase: MRICHVTSHLPPEQGASALLPVHLGVWARDGGDTPTYISHPPRMISSSDGTQPAGELPGTVVWIPNRRPDWRDGRPVALSAISQARHIWRLARPAIAAADLIHTHSNGLLPSLVAWIAGRMGKPVVLTLYGTEIWHYTRKWFRPDLFTTAYRSAARVTFYSSGLLDRAVEHGLSREGLSVIYPPVADYFARAERPDREAARQRLGITERHLLLNVKRLHPLAGQRHLVEAMPAVLRAFPDTRLVFCGTGPLRKELTSLARDLGVGAKVTFAGLVDNRTVASYYAAADLFVLPSQLEACPTVAVEALACGTPVVSTDSPGGVELGRLFGEDVQVVPRENPAALAAAISAALGRERRTSPQTDAVLEREFRPATVAARFSAIYREITRPRRG, encoded by the coding sequence ATGCGCATCTGTCACGTCACGTCGCATCTTCCGCCCGAACAGGGCGCCAGCGCACTCTTGCCTGTTCACCTCGGAGTCTGGGCCCGCGATGGCGGCGATACCCCAACGTATATCTCGCATCCGCCGCGGATGATCAGCTCGTCGGACGGCACCCAACCTGCCGGCGAACTCCCCGGGACCGTTGTATGGATTCCGAACAGGCGTCCCGACTGGCGGGATGGGCGGCCCGTCGCATTGTCGGCGATCAGCCAGGCGAGGCACATCTGGAGGTTGGCCAGACCGGCCATCGCCGCAGCCGACCTCATCCACACACACAGCAACGGGTTGCTGCCGAGTCTGGTCGCGTGGATCGCCGGCCGGATGGGAAAACCCGTCGTGCTCACACTCTACGGAACAGAGATCTGGCATTACACGCGAAAGTGGTTCAGACCCGACCTGTTCACGACAGCCTACCGCTCGGCGGCACGCGTCACGTTCTACAGTTCCGGCCTGCTCGACCGGGCCGTCGAGCATGGACTGTCCCGTGAAGGACTGAGCGTCATCTATCCCCCGGTGGCCGACTACTTCGCCCGGGCGGAACGTCCCGACCGCGAGGCCGCTCGCCAGAGGCTTGGGATTACGGAGCGGCATCTGCTCCTGAATGTCAAACGTCTACACCCTCTCGCGGGCCAGCGGCATCTGGTCGAGGCGATGCCTGCCGTGCTGCGAGCATTCCCCGACACCCGACTGGTGTTCTGCGGAACGGGCCCTCTGCGCAAAGAACTCACGTCGCTGGCTCGGGATCTCGGCGTCGGCGCCAAGGTGACCTTCGCGGGGCTGGTCGACAACCGAACTGTCGCGTCGTACTACGCGGCGGCCGATCTCTTCGTGCTACCATCCCAGCTCGAAGCATGCCCAACGGTTGCGGTGGAGGCACTTGCGTGCGGAACGCCGGTCGTCTCGACCGATAGCCCCGGTGGCGTCGAGTTGGGGCGACTGTTCGGCGAAGACGTACAGGTGGTCCCGCGGGAGAATCCGGCCGCGCTTGCCGCAGCCATCTCCGCAGCCCTCGGCCGCGAGCGCCGAACCAGCCCACAAACCGACGCCGTGCTGGAGCGCGAGTTCCGTCCAGCTACGGTCGCGGCGCGGTTCTCGGCCATCTATCGCGAGATCACTCGTCCTCGGCGGGGTTGA
- a CDS encoding GatB/YqeY domain-containing protein produces the protein MSLVTDVNARITQAMKAHDQAVLSAFRMLKAALVNKEIEKGHPLDDAEAHQVVSTMIKQRRESIDQFLKGGRQDLVDKETAELKLLESLMPPPVGAEEIQATVDAAIAETGATGMKDMGRLMKAVMAALAGKTVDGKTVNELVRKKLAGG, from the coding sequence ATGTCGCTCGTCACCGACGTCAATGCTCGCATTACTCAGGCGATGAAGGCGCACGATCAGGCCGTGCTGTCGGCATTCCGAATGCTGAAGGCGGCACTCGTCAACAAGGAGATCGAGAAGGGGCACCCGCTCGATGATGCCGAGGCCCACCAGGTGGTCAGCACCATGATCAAGCAGCGGCGCGAATCGATCGATCAGTTCCTGAAAGGCGGCCGGCAGGATCTGGTGGACAAGGAGACGGCTGAACTGAAGCTGCTCGAGTCGCTCATGCCTCCTCCCGTCGGCGCCGAGGAGATCCAGGCGACAGTCGACGCAGCCATCGCGGAAACCGGGGCGACCGGCATGAAAGACATGGGCCGCCTGATGAAGGCGGTGATGGCGGCGCTGGCCGGCAAGACGGTCGACGGCAAGACCGTTAACGAACTCGTCAGGAAGAAGCTGGCTGGGGGTTAG